A stretch of Natronococcus sp. CG52 DNA encodes these proteins:
- a CDS encoding TlpA family protein disulfide reductase translates to MTALERSEIDRRRLLRAAGASALVAIAGCAGDDGDDAEGESDDEEDADPESVDVPEDATWRTASLVDVSTDEEFRIADLDRPAVVHTFARGCAVCHAQQREFGEFYATAEGDVEIVDLTIDPNDDPDEIREYAEEDDFGWRFGTSPEPVTGSLVDSFGQDVTVSAASPVVLVCPDGEVYSLEKVVDGDQLESILAEVC, encoded by the coding sequence ATGACTGCTCTCGAGCGCAGCGAGATCGATCGACGGCGGCTGCTCCGGGCGGCGGGAGCGAGCGCGCTGGTCGCGATCGCAGGCTGTGCGGGCGACGACGGTGACGACGCCGAAGGCGAATCGGACGACGAGGAGGACGCGGACCCCGAATCGGTCGACGTCCCGGAAGACGCAACCTGGCGGACCGCTTCGCTCGTGGACGTCTCGACGGACGAGGAGTTCCGCATCGCGGACCTCGATCGGCCGGCGGTGGTCCACACGTTCGCGCGGGGGTGTGCGGTCTGTCACGCACAGCAACGCGAGTTCGGCGAGTTCTACGCGACGGCCGAGGGCGACGTCGAAATCGTCGACCTCACGATCGATCCGAACGACGACCCGGACGAGATTCGGGAGTACGCGGAGGAAGACGACTTCGGCTGGCGGTTCGGGACCTCGCCGGAACCGGTCACGGGCAGCCTCGTCGACAGCTTCGGCCAGGACGTGACCGTCAGCGCGGCCTCGCCGGTGGTCCTCGTCTGTCCGGACGGCGAGGTGTACAGTCTCGAGAAAGTCGTCGACGGCGATCAACTCGAGTCGATACTCGCGGAGGTCTGTTGA
- a CDS encoding cytochrome c biogenesis protein CcdA produces the protein MISTVTALLEFFLIGLATPLTAACVLPLYPSFVAYLVSAGDGDRRTSEAVLGLLVVAGVIAFMAVVGLLWTIVLGAGIADAVQRLSPIAFGTLAVVGAALVVAPNGFARFPTIEPPHDRYPTLSAFGYGFFFGAIVIPCNPGLIALFFARSTVAFPRFDSQLEVVLGFLAFGLGIGAPLLAFALLSQSFGRRVTRTLARHSSPLNRLVGLVLLAVSLYYLLFVFSVGPGTGGLEPPIGSAAIPSVGALRVVSPAVRPAV, from the coding sequence GTGATATCGACCGTCACCGCGCTGCTCGAGTTCTTTCTGATCGGCCTCGCGACGCCGCTTACGGCCGCGTGCGTCCTTCCGCTGTACCCGTCGTTCGTCGCGTACCTGGTGTCCGCCGGCGACGGCGATCGGCGAACTTCGGAAGCGGTGCTCGGCCTCCTCGTCGTCGCCGGGGTGATCGCGTTCATGGCGGTCGTCGGACTCCTGTGGACCATCGTGCTCGGTGCCGGGATCGCGGACGCCGTCCAGCGCCTTTCTCCGATCGCCTTCGGCACGTTAGCGGTCGTCGGCGCGGCGCTCGTCGTCGCGCCGAACGGCTTCGCCCGGTTTCCGACGATCGAACCGCCACACGACAGGTATCCGACGCTGTCGGCGTTCGGCTACGGCTTCTTCTTCGGCGCGATCGTCATCCCCTGCAACCCGGGGTTGATCGCGCTGTTTTTCGCTCGGTCGACGGTCGCCTTTCCGCGGTTCGACTCGCAGCTGGAGGTCGTGCTCGGCTTTCTCGCGTTCGGGCTGGGAATCGGCGCGCCCCTGCTCGCGTTCGCGCTCCTCTCGCAGTCGTTCGGCCGGCGGGTCACGCGGACGCTCGCCCGACACAGTTCGCCCCTGAACCGTCTCGTCGGCCTCGTCCTTCTCGCCGTGTCGCTGTACTACCTGCTGTTCGTCTTCTCGGTCGGTCCCGGAACCGGCGGTCTCGAACCGCCGATCGGTTCGGCGGCGATACCGTCGGTCGGCGCTCTCCGAGTCGTCTCTCCCGCAGTTCGTCCGGCAGTATAA
- a CDS encoding DUF6360 family protein codes for MADRLMKVNAYTTLDLADAVAKGHDFETESLAVVNATADREEPDYVRLQFELDNMTEDHLPAHMEEIRLTPDEARSIATDLEKHASRVEQADGVRE; via the coding sequence ATGGCAGACCGACTGATGAAAGTCAACGCGTACACGACGCTCGATCTCGCCGACGCCGTCGCGAAGGGACACGACTTCGAAACCGAGTCGCTCGCCGTCGTCAACGCGACGGCGGACAGAGAAGAGCCGGACTACGTCCGACTCCAGTTCGAACTCGACAACATGACCGAGGACCACCTCCCCGCACACATGGAGGAGATTCGGCTCACGCCCGACGAAGCGCGGTCGATCGCGACCGATCTCGAGAAACACGCCTCCCGCGTCGAGCAGGCGGACGGCGTTCGAGAGTAA
- a CDS encoding asparagine synthase-related protein, with the protein MQTALRADGWTRMDGVAVRGRAFEGERLLEGSALASRFADARGTDEPTLEAVASVAATLEGFFAAAVRGPDATHLVADGARSIPLYYDTRGTVVADQGQIVRDALEASHDPITESEFLLTRYVTGPETIWSGVRSTQPGEVVRVGSEGSTRRTYRDYWPANSADRRPDASRASPGQSRARLESALETALDRLERVAGDRPVVVPLSGGYDSRLLASALVERGREVIGFTFGRSGHPDVEASREIAARLGIRWEFCDYDESTWREWYHGPAGRAYRRRAFGGDALPFLAEWPAVRQLVAEGRLPTDALYCPGHTVATPSERLPQFAGERDDDAPSSSVGCGPAVDADDDVDDTDDRERVEPSLEALTDYVLERHYALWDWDDATFERAARERIRRGLLGDRDPGAVTDPESAAAAYERWEWRGRMATFTNGDLRAYEDAGLDWWLPLWDPAYVRAWERVPLEQRRGKGLHADLALEYYRRAADVPRDRVGVTDRSLSPIDRHLALVRYTPTRQFTERGGDWEPPFLAPRSAWSEPGSHPLSWYEILDDDLLDRLPPFRNLYALRTLAATGRLGIADPTGPVPDGSTLELPIEDRD; encoded by the coding sequence ATGCAGACGGCGCTCCGGGCCGACGGCTGGACGCGGATGGACGGCGTCGCGGTTCGCGGCCGCGCGTTCGAGGGCGAGAGACTGCTCGAGGGCTCCGCGCTCGCGTCCCGGTTCGCCGACGCTCGGGGCACCGACGAGCCGACCCTCGAGGCCGTCGCCTCCGTCGCGGCGACGCTCGAGGGCTTTTTCGCCGCCGCCGTCCGCGGTCCGGACGCGACGCATCTCGTCGCCGACGGCGCCCGCTCGATCCCGCTGTACTACGACACCCGGGGAACGGTCGTCGCCGATCAAGGGCAGATCGTCCGCGACGCGCTCGAGGCGAGTCACGATCCGATCACCGAGAGCGAATTTCTCCTCACGCGGTACGTGACGGGACCCGAAACGATCTGGTCGGGGGTCCGTTCGACCCAGCCCGGAGAAGTCGTCCGCGTCGGCAGTGAGGGCAGTACTCGCCGCACGTACCGCGACTACTGGCCGGCGAACTCGGCCGACCGGCGACCGGACGCGTCTCGAGCATCTCCGGGTCAGTCGCGAGCGCGGCTCGAGTCGGCTCTCGAGACGGCGCTCGATCGGCTCGAGCGCGTCGCCGGCGACCGCCCCGTCGTCGTCCCGCTCTCGGGCGGCTACGACTCCCGGCTGCTCGCGTCGGCGCTCGTCGAGCGCGGCCGCGAGGTGATCGGCTTCACGTTCGGTCGCTCCGGCCACCCCGACGTCGAAGCGAGCAGGGAGATCGCGGCCCGACTCGGAATCCGGTGGGAGTTCTGTGACTACGACGAGTCGACGTGGCGCGAGTGGTACCACGGACCGGCGGGACGAGCGTACAGGCGGCGAGCGTTCGGCGGCGACGCCCTTCCCTTCCTCGCGGAGTGGCCCGCGGTCCGGCAACTGGTCGCCGAGGGGCGACTACCGACGGACGCGCTGTACTGTCCCGGCCACACCGTCGCGACGCCGAGCGAGCGGCTTCCGCAGTTCGCCGGTGAGCGGGACGACGACGCGCCGTCCTCGAGCGTCGGCTGCGGACCGGCCGTCGACGCGGATGACGACGTCGACGATACGGACGACAGAGAACGGGTCGAGCCGTCGCTCGAGGCCCTGACCGACTACGTCCTCGAGCGCCACTACGCGCTGTGGGACTGGGACGACGCAACGTTCGAACGGGCGGCCCGCGAGCGTATTCGGCGGGGGCTGCTCGGCGACCGCGATCCCGGCGCGGTGACCGATCCGGAGAGCGCGGCCGCGGCCTACGAGCGCTGGGAATGGCGCGGACGGATGGCGACGTTCACGAACGGCGACCTCCGGGCGTACGAGGACGCGGGCCTCGACTGGTGGCTCCCGCTGTGGGACCCCGCGTACGTCCGCGCCTGGGAGCGAGTACCGCTCGAGCAGCGGCGAGGGAAGGGACTGCACGCGGATCTCGCGCTCGAGTACTACCGTCGCGCGGCGGACGTCCCTCGGGACAGGGTCGGGGTGACGGACCGATCGCTCTCGCCGATCGATCGCCACCTCGCGCTGGTTCGCTACACACCGACTCGGCAGTTCACCGAGCGAGGCGGGGACTGGGAGCCGCCGTTTCTCGCGCCGCGGTCGGCCTGGAGCGAACCGGGAAGTCATCCCCTGTCGTGGTACGAGATCCTCGACGACGACCTGCTCGATCGACTGCCGCCGTTCCGGAACCTCTACGCGCTGCGAACGCTGGCCGCGACGGGCCGCCTCGGGATCGCGGACCCGACGGGGCCGGTTCCGGACGGTTCGACCCTCGAGCTACCGATCGAGGACCGCGACTGA
- a CDS encoding thiamine ABC transporter substrate-binding protein codes for MRRRKFLTSGAAVAGVGLAGCISREGENGGTTGSTDDEDDILKVATYNSFVDAPSDSPGEWIADEFAERYDVEFEWQTPEQELNHYIERHNEGAEIEPELYLGLSPHELVRADREVEDGPLFAETDEDALENVADVEEEYYFDPHDRVIPTYSSYCAIVYDGRNVDTPETFEDLLGPEYEGEIGVSNPQRGTTGLLFLLWTIDRFGEDGYLEYWEKLMDNDARVLDSWSDVYAQFEEDEIPVVVSYSNDRVYADRFDNDLEKHQVSLLNDQAYANVSGMVRFADGTDNELANQFIDFVLDPEVQAVIAERNVTGPVNEKTELPEVYEEHAKVPDDTPFFDYEDLDANLSGWLDEWEQTVAGNY; via the coding sequence ATGAGACGGCGAAAGTTTCTCACGTCGGGTGCAGCGGTCGCCGGAGTCGGTCTGGCTGGATGTATCTCTCGGGAAGGGGAGAACGGCGGAACGACGGGCTCTACCGACGACGAGGACGACATCCTCAAAGTCGCGACCTACAACTCGTTCGTCGACGCGCCGAGCGACAGTCCGGGCGAGTGGATCGCCGACGAGTTCGCCGAGCGCTACGACGTCGAATTCGAGTGGCAGACGCCCGAGCAGGAGCTGAATCACTACATCGAGCGCCACAACGAGGGCGCCGAGATCGAACCCGAACTCTACCTGGGGCTCAGTCCTCACGAACTCGTCCGCGCGGACCGGGAAGTCGAGGACGGTCCCCTCTTCGCCGAGACGGACGAGGACGCACTCGAGAACGTCGCCGACGTCGAGGAGGAATACTACTTCGATCCGCACGACCGGGTGATCCCGACGTACAGTAGCTACTGTGCGATCGTCTACGACGGTCGGAACGTCGACACCCCCGAGACGTTCGAGGATCTCCTCGGTCCCGAGTACGAGGGCGAAATCGGCGTCTCGAACCCCCAGCGCGGGACGACCGGGCTGTTGTTCCTGCTGTGGACGATCGACCGGTTCGGCGAGGACGGCTACCTCGAGTACTGGGAGAAGCTGATGGACAACGACGCGCGCGTCCTCGACTCCTGGAGCGACGTGTACGCGCAGTTCGAAGAGGACGAGATTCCGGTCGTCGTCTCCTACTCGAACGACCGCGTCTACGCCGATCGCTTCGACAACGACCTCGAGAAACACCAGGTGTCGTTGCTGAACGACCAGGCCTACGCCAACGTCTCCGGCATGGTCCGCTTCGCCGACGGGACCGACAACGAACTGGCCAACCAGTTTATAGACTTCGTCCTCGACCCCGAGGTGCAGGCGGTGATCGCCGAACGGAACGTCACCGGGCCGGTCAACGAGAAGACGGAGCTCCCCGAGGTGTACGAGGAGCACGCCAAGGTGCCCGACGACACCCCGTTCTTCGACTACGAGGACCTCGACGCCAATCTGAGCGGGTGGCTCGACGAGTGGGAGCAGACGGTCGCCGGTAACTACTGA
- a CDS encoding MTH1187 family thiamine-binding protein, which translates to MTVFALLRVTPITGEDVTADVAAAVEALEEYDVEYETSPMATTLEADDVEELFAACAAAHRAVDAGEVQTLVQVDDKREKSMSASDKVDAVETELGREARSDRE; encoded by the coding sequence ATGACCGTCTTTGCACTCCTTCGCGTGACGCCGATCACCGGAGAGGACGTCACGGCGGACGTCGCGGCCGCCGTCGAGGCCCTCGAAGAGTACGACGTCGAGTACGAGACGTCGCCCATGGCGACGACCCTCGAGGCCGACGACGTCGAGGAACTGTTCGCGGCGTGCGCCGCCGCCCACCGGGCCGTCGACGCCGGCGAGGTACAGACGCTCGTCCAGGTCGACGACAAGCGCGAGAAGTCGATGTCCGCGAGCGACAAGGTCGACGCCGTCGAGACGGAACTCGGCCGCGAGGCCCGAAGCGACCGCGAGTGA